In Camelina sativa cultivar DH55 chromosome 13, Cs, whole genome shotgun sequence, the genomic window CGACAGCTAAATCTAACTAGAAACCGTTAGTGTAACTCTAAAGtctaaatacataaattaatcgCATTTAAAAGTAACGATACAGTAGTGTGAGGTTAACAACTGTAGAAGTGTAGGGTCATCATATGTGTATTGAATCCTGCTAATAGTGATAACGGAAGCCTCAAGTTTATTTATTCGAATGATTATGCATATACGCAATATATCATTGTCTTAAATGAAGACAAAGTGGTTACTAATTAGTAAAGCAATTATCACCCATGAGAACAGAGCcccaaataaaggaaattaacaaACTACCATTGAATCAAAGCATTAGCTTAAACTTGAATCTTACTTTACAGGGTGATGTATCTTaacctataatttttttacatatgtctaatatatctatattctttagaagaaaaaaaaaaacaaaaacaaaaaatagataaataaagtATTACTCACTTCAGGGTCTATCTTTTTGGTGACAAAATCTAATTGGTTAATCATTATGCATTATTGCATTACATGAAACTTTTGGTTACGCTTGTTTTCTGATTAAATTGTCTTTGAAGAAACACAGAGGAAATGGACTTGTTGCTCTTTCAGTTATTTCACAATCGGACAGTTCCAAATCTTACATTACCAGCAAATAAGGACATTTGATATCGCCAAGTAGTTGTTGTCTCATGCTCTTGTTGATCAGAgttgcacccaaaaaaaaaaaaagtgaaatattcAGTGCAACCAAAAGTCATGGAAGAAGTGTTAATAATTTCATGCAATGATTAGCTGTTAAcagcttttaaaaactttggcATTTCTTAAGCTGTATCTGACCTTTTATTGTATTTGCTTTGAAGCGGTGTTATATTCTCTTTCGTAAAATATTCtaagataataaaatgaaagacgtcaaaataaaacaaaaatttgccTTCTCAGCATCACCTACGAACAAACCTACAGCTAAATCGCGTCGGCCACGACGGCTATATATCAAATACAGTAAGTCAACACAAAGGAAAAAGTCAATTGGGTAATAATACTTCTTCAACTGCAACTTCTTTCAACAAAAAGTACCAAAGATAAAATGTAGTAGGGCACCActaaggttttctttttttgttaatgggGCACCACTAGTTTAATGAAACTCATTCATATTTCCAAACAACgattacaattttttgtttactttctttttgttgctGCGGTTAAAGCACAACGATTTACAAGCTATACATTCAATAAATTAAAGCCAAAATGAATCAGTAACTTACTACATTAACGGACTATAACTTAAGCTATGCTAAGATGATTCAAAATTCCAACCCAAAACTAATTGTTTACAAAGTCACCGTACGTGGGTAAACCTTAACAAAGTTGTAATCCGATAGTTTAAGTCGTGAACCTTAACACAAAGTTCTTCATTGGTCTAAAGAAAGAGACTATTAAAACTGGCCATTAGTTTCAAACGTTACATcaaaaatcgaaaataaaacaaaatatagaaaaaaagaatagtgaacatattaaaataaaataatactcagAACAATTCACGTACTGCACTTGCGATCATCGACCATAAGCTGCAGAATCTGAATCTGTAACGGGAGGCGGCGAGAAATAACGGTAAGGAGAATAGGTTGTGGGAGGACTTGGAGCTTTGTATTTGTAATGAGGGAACTTATGATTTGATGATGAGACAGAGGAATAACCATAGGCTACTGCAATCATGGTGATGACGACCGTGAGAGCCATCAGGAATATGAGGCGTGTCGGCCATGAACGTCTCATCTTCGGGATCGGAAAAGAGAGATTGATGAAGTTTTAATTcgtttggaaattttttttaactatatatatagagattagagagagCAATAATTCTTTTGGCGTCTCATAGAATAGATAGAATTATTATATAggcaaataattatttttaacaagtCAAATGTGTTGGTGTTATAATGTGGAATCTAATAAACACggcaacttcttttttttttattatctccTAGTGCTACTTGTATTGGGATAAGTTTGACTAAAATTCGCAGAGAAATATGTAAAAGGTGAAATCGTCAAATTGGATTATGTATTAATTACGAGAAACTAATTTGCAGATCTAGTAAACAACAGAAAGATACGGGTACATCTTTCTAATGTTTATCCTGCGgtataaattagatttttttaaaaaggaactAACGTATATTCTAtcgaatatattaattattgttgttttatttgactctttattttctattttattatttagactataattttgtaattaatttcaaaaagaaaacaaagatcatcCCCCCCTTATTACACAAATCTttagatatatttaaaaaaaaaaaaaaacgaagagtaCATACCAAAACCGGTATGGATCTCATCTCTCTATGAGCTTTGTAAACATCACCTTGAattatcaaaaagaaagaagagtgtTTTATCAAAAGATTAGCTCCTCTATCACAACACTTGTATGGTATAACTACCGGTCATGTTTATTCAATTTCCCAATATGTAAGATGTTTATATAAACCATCTAATGTCTtaattcttctctttcttgacGATTGCTTGACCAAGAAACTCTTCCAAACCAATGACAGACGATCCACTAACTCCATCTTCCATTGCTCTCCTTACTAGTTCATTCACCTCTTTAGCCTTTTTCCTGATCTTTTCCCCTACGTCAGTCTCCTCCATCACCAAATTGATCTTAGAAACAATCTCATCACATTTAATATCACATCTCTTCCCACGGGCCACCTCAACCGATACCCCAATATGTTTCTCCAACAATATCGAATTGAAGAATTGCTCGGCTGCCATGGGCCATCCGAGCAATGGCACACCGTGGCTAAGCGATTCGAGTATCGAGTTCCATCCGCAGTGACTCAAAAACGCACATGTTGCCTTGTGTGACAATATATCAACCTGTGGTGCCCATCTCTTCACAATCAATCCTCTTCTTGATCTTGTCATTCTTTCCTCAAACACTTCCGGTAAATACTCATTCACATCAAACTCACTCTTCACTTCCACACCTATCGGCGGCCTCACGACCCATATGAAGTTCTTCTCACTACTCTCTAATGCCATAGCCAGTTCTAACATATGCGTTTTAGAAATCAAGTTCATTGAACCAAAACATACGTAGACAACTGAATTGTCCGGTTTTGAGTCAAGCCATGCCTTCACAGCTTCCTCTGTCGACCTTGACCCCGCCTTTTTGTCCCGAGAATGCAAAACCGGCCccaccgaccaaaccggaacacCGGTTATTCTACGAAAGTAGGATAACCCAATCTGGTCGATCTCCGCAACCGTGTTGAACAAGAATCCATCGAAATCAGaccatcctggtatattctttTTCATGAAAACAGACCAATCATCACTTCCGTCAGCTTCTAACATGAAAGAGTTCAATTGAGTTTTCTCAATCTCCCCTGCTTCAGGGAAATCACCTAAAAGAAACTGAtcttgtttggtttctttgtgaGGCAAGTTTAACCATATGGATCTATAGCAACCTAACCCAAAAGCACCAGCGGCACTAAAGATCACGGAACCAACACCAATTTCTTTACAAACCTTACCGATCCAACCCAAGAAGAAATCACCTATCACCACAACCGAGCTCTGGCCATCATCTTCCTCCTTCAAGATCTTCATCACCAGGTCTCTAAAGGGCTCACGAAGCGACCTAGAAGCTTCAAGAAGGCTGATAACGAGAGAGTAAGGAAGAGCATCGAAATTCTCACCGTCGTGAGGAAGGCCGTGGTCAGAGCTGTTGAAAGGTAACTCGATGAGACTTATGGAAGAATCATGCGGAAGATTGGAGCGTATCTTGGGGATGTTCAAAGGAGTGTTGACGATAGAGATGATGGTTTTGGCTGCtctgttgttcttcttcatcatcttctctataCGAAGTGCTAAAGCTACAAAAGGGATGATATGGCCTTGACCCATGAAAGGGAACATCACGATTCTCAGATTTCTTGATTTAGCGTCCGCCATTGCTGAGAAAAAATTTGAGATTTGGGGGTTTGATACTATTGCCGTATCGATAACGTTTCAGATTCAGACAAGAGAAAATGTGTTTTTGCTCTGACAAGAAAAGACTTAAAAAAGAGTAACAAGATTGACTGAATACATTTATTCCTTTGTAAGACACTTTTTAGGGAAGGGGGGATTTGGTAAAaccacttttttcttcttttcatgaaATAGTGGTTTGTGCCGttggcttttttttgttgttgtctctatTTTTTTGTCCTCATATTGTGAAAACCCTGatgaatttttacaaatttagaCATGCGTTCGTTGAATTTATCTACTTTAGAAAGAGTATATTCATtgtatcaaaaaatttaggcatgtagttttttgttattattattttctgtcTAGAAAAAGTTAGCCACTCATTGAATTAAGCTTTTTATGTACCAATAGCTAGATGCCGGTCAAAATGGTTATGGACATCGTTCTATAGAATAAAGGAGATCCTCTAATATAGGTTTGTTTTAGGCCACATATACAAcgattgaaaagaaaagaaaaagtgatgGGCCTTTCTTCCCAATCAATCTAATAATACTTGTTGTCCTCACATTTCATGAACCTTTCAGCCTATGTGTCTTTGTCTCCTTGTATCAAGTGCTCACTTTCTCCTTCTAAATCAAAGTTTTGCTGTTTTAACTTTTTGCCAGTGAAAAGATAAGCAATTTGGTTAAGTTAAAGAACCAAATTGGTTCggttatagaaaaaaatgaagcaaaatATCCTTGAAAACTAGTATTTGACAATAATTAAAAGACCTATAATAATTCTTAACAAGAAtttaacattaacaaaaaaaaaattcttaacaaAGACAAAATGTAAAAGTACTACTGAAGCTAGGTAGAAGAAACACTAGACGAGGTAAACAATGAGAAAAGTTAATTAAGAACTAATCAACTATGATTAGACTAGACTCTCTTCCGACTTTTAGCCCATTGACTTGTACCTGCAAAGAACCTTACATCTCAAAACCCTATCTTGAACATAAAACCCTGGCATCACCATAACCTTAACCCGTGCCGGTCCACGGGACGATGCTGATCTTTGCCTATCTGCACCCATGTCTTCCATAAAACTTGATTCAAACTCTCTGTTGTCATTAACTCTCAAGATCCCTAAAGCTGGATTAAACGAGAAGGCAAGCAAATGAAGCAACCATACACATTTTGCAGCCACAAAGAATGCTTGAAGCATTTGTTCAGACCAAGGTCTTGTCCAATTCAATGTTGTAATGATCAAACTCATCTTCTCATCGCAGAATCTGCTGAACTCCTCGCTATAGTATTTTGTACCCTTCTTCAATACCTCGTTCCAGCTCAAGTTTCTCAAGGAAGCAAAGGACGCAAAATTCACTTGTCGATCTTGTTCAGGATCAAGCAACTTCGGCTTACCGTTCTTCTGGAAAACGCAGTTCTCGAAGTCTTGGTATACTGATTGGCTTATGATCGCTTCTAAGTGGTACTGAATGATTCTGGAGTACTTAGAGGTGAATGTTAAGTTGTGGGGTTGTAGGAGAGTGTTGATGTTACCAATTAAAGTCGAGTCTTCTTCGTCGATCTCTAAAACTAATGTTTTTAAGAATTGCTTTATCGACAATCTTGCTTCCGATACAATCTGCAAGAAACCTTCAACCATCACTTCTTCACTCACTGGCATCTCTGAGTTCTTCTTCCCTGCGCTTCTTCCAACATTGTTCTCCTTTGACACTACTTCTGTTGCTTCTCTCAGAGCTTTCTTTAAATTGTCACAGTAGCTTTCCAAGTACTGAAGCTTCTCACTTAACTCTCCCAATGATGATTTCATCTCTGAGACTTGTGTTAACGCAGCGTCTCTACTTCTGGTTGCTTCTATCAATTCTCTCTTCAACTTCTCAACACCCAAACCAGAATCCTTCAACACCTCAGAAACTTCCTCTGATTTCTCAGTTCTACTAGGGGAATTAAAGATCGAGTtactcttttgcttcttcttcaactttggGAATAACCAAGACATCACTCTTCCTCCACGGTTCCTTGGCTGAGAAGAAACAACAGCCGAGTGTGAATCCGTCAAGGGCACAACAAGATTAGAGTTCTTCAAGCTCTTGGTATCAAAACCTCTCTGTTTGTTGTAATCATTGCAAGAAGAGACCGACCTAAAGTCAACCGAGCCGCAGTTGCTTCTACCGGAAGTATACAAATGTAACGGTGGGGATCTGAGAGCGTCCGACATAGTGTAAACATGATGGTGAGAATCTTGATGAGGCACTACAGTCTTTCTTGAAGTAGAGGTTTTGTAAGAATCAGAGAGATAAGTATGTCTCACGTCTTGatcttcatctccatcttcatccCAAGTCTCAGATAAAGTGAGATTCTTGTGATGAAATGCCGACACAGGCCCATCCTCATAGCTCTGTTTCAAAGACACcaatagaccaaaaaaaagttagcaTAGAAAATTTGTGTAAGGTGAAAAAGCACAGTAACTTTTGTCCAAATTTCACAACAGTGTGtcagctaaaaacaaaaaaccaaaagcaCAGTGGTTCAACCAAATTCAGGTcttttctgttttgtcttttatacTTTTAACACTTAAACAGTTGTTAAATTATTAAAGGGCCTAActaaattatataatgtatacTTGATTCGAAACAATGAACCGCTTGTGAAGAAAGATCCAGAACAAGCAACGACATgatacaaaaatttaagaaagatAGTGTAATCTAAATTCGATACTGaaaaaatgcaataattaaCGAGCTCTGAACCGGATTTAACCAAGTAAATCTCGGGTTCGAGgaaattctattaaaaaaaaatgtttttttaaaaactccaAAAGCTTTTGAACAAAACCCAAATTCCCATACATAATGTCGAAAAATCAATCAAGTTAGACACAAGAAAAAGTGGACAACGACATGATGGGAACCAAGAAGCATATGATATATCGAGACTAggagaacagagagagagagagagagagttacagGAGTGAAAACAGGGTAATCATAAGCAGAGAGGTTAGTAGGGAGAGGACGAGAAGCTGGTGAAGCAGcagcagaagaggaagaagggcTTCTGAGACTGTAATTATTAGAGGATGGGCTTGACTTGTACATTAGACTGGCTTGAAGTGCTCTCACCTTCACTCCATTTGCTATGGcctcttctttatctcttaCCTTGTTCATTCTTGTTTCAGAAGATGCCATAgtagaacaagaacaagattagAAGAGATGAGAGGGATGTgacacaaaagagagagagagaaagagaagagatagtGAATGCGATTGTGCTAGGAGAAAGGTGTGATGAGGATGATGTCTCTGTGTgtgtgaagaagagagagagagagagagagagaaaatccAAAGAATGTTCTGTCTTCCTTCTCTTAAAAGGACTGATAGAAAGAACGCATGTGAAGGGCAGACACAGACCCATTTTTATGTTTACGATAATACcccttcttcttttcattttcttctttattttacaaCACTTTTTCCATATGATTGTNGAACCAAGAAGCATATGATATATCGAGACTAggagaacagagagagagagagagagagttacagGAGTGAAAACAGGGTAATCATAAGCAGAGAGGTTAGTAGGGAGAGGACGAGAAGCTGGTGAAGCAGcagcagaagaggaagaagggcTTCTGAGACTGTAATTATTAGAGGATGGGCTTGACTTGTACATTAGACTGGCTTGAAGTGCTCTCACCTTCACTCCATTTGCTATGGcctcttctttatctcttaCCTTGTTCATTCTTGTTTCAGAAGATGCCATAgtagaacaagaacaagattagAAGAGATGAGAGGGATGTgacacaaaagagagagagagaaagagaagagatagtGAATGCGATTGTGCTAGGAGAAAGGTGTGATGAGGATGATGTCTCTGTGTgtgtgaagaagagagagagagagagagagagaaaatccAAAGAATGTTCTGTCTTCCTTCTCTTAAAAGGACTGATAGAAAGAACGCATGTGAAGGGCAGACACAGACCCATTTTTATGTTTACGATAATACcccttcttcttttcattttcttctttattttacaaCACTTTTTCCATATGATTGTTCCTTATTTAATCCACCACTATGAAAACATATCTCCACTGTTTTATGGTTGTTATTAATTGCAAATCCAAATGTTTATCTGAGACAGTTATTTTCTAGAAGTTTTAATGGTTTAACATTTTTGTTGGGATATATAGATTACTACATTTATTTCCATCCAAACCTCTactactaaaaaatatatatatgcaagagAATCTGCTTTGTTCTTACTGGAATTCTATTAGTAAATAGTATATACTGTTGGttggttccttttttttttaaaaaggaaaatatatttatgataaaCTTCATATATTTAAACTAAGAAAGTAGGAAAATATAAACTTAGGAATAAAATCTATTTATGATAAATATGTACAAGTAAgcattaaaattattatacagaaacaaaaaaaatgctaGATATTGAAAATAAGGATTTCAAATTCTGTGTACTTAGAAGAATTATAGGTTTGTTGGCAAAAGAAAAGTCATATTCTAAAATTAAGTTTAGGGAAGGGATTTCAAAAAGGataaatgattaaaaatgtctttcaaaaataacacattGTTGATTGGAAAATACATCAAGGATCACCTCATTGTTACNNNNNNNNNNNNNNNNNNNNNNNNNNNNNNNNNNNNNNNNNNNNNNNNNNNNNNNNNNNNNNNNNNNNNNNNNNNNNNNNNNNNNNNNNNNNNNNNNNNNNNNNNNNNNNNNNNNNNNNNNNNNNNNNNNNNNNNNNNNNNNNNNNNNNNNNNNNNNNNNNNNNNNNNNNNNNNNNNNNNNNNNNNNNNNNNNNNNNNNNNNNNNNNNNNNNNNNNNNNNNNNNNNNNNNNNNNNNNNNNNNNNNNNNNNNNNNNNNNNNNNNNNNNNNNNNNNNNNNNNNNNNNNNNNNNNNNNNNNNNNNNNNNNNNNNNNNNNNNNNNNNNNNNNNNNNNNNNNNNNNNNNNNNNNNNNNNNNNNNNNNNNNNNNNNNNNNNNNNNNNNNNNNNNNNNNNNNNNNNNNNNNNNNNNNNNNNNNNNNNNNNNNNNNNNNNNNNNNNNNNNNNNNNNNNNNNNNNNNNNNNNNNNNNNNNNNNNNNNNNNNNNNNNNNNNNNNNNNNNNNNNNNNNNNNNNNNNNNNNNNNNNNNNNNNNNNNNNNNNNNNNNNNNNNNNNNNNNNNNNNNNNNNNNNNNNNNNNNNNNNNNNNNNNNNNNNNNNNNNNNNNNNNNNNNNNNNNNNNNNNNNNNNNNNNNNNNNNNNNNNNNNNNNNNNNNNNNNNNNNNNNNNNNNNNNNNNNNNNNNNNNNNNNNNNNNNNNNNNNNNNNNNNNNNNNNNNNNNNNNNNNNNNNNNNNNNNNNNNNNNNNNNNNNNNNNNNNNNNNNNNNNNNNNNNNNNNNNNNNNNNNNNNNNNNNNNNNNNNNNNNNNNNNNNNNNNNNNNNNNNNNNNNNNNNNNNNNNNNNNNNNNNNNNNNNNNNNNNNNNNNNNNNNNNNNNNNNNNNNNNNNNNNNNNNNNNNNNNNNNNNNNNNNNNNNNNNNNNNNNNNNNNNNNNNNNNNNNNNNNNNNNNNNNNNNNNNNNNNNNNNNNNNNNNNNNNNNNNNNNNNNNNNNNNNNNNNNNNNNNNNNNNNNNNNNNNNNNNNNNNNNNNNNNNNNNNNNNNNNNNNNNNNNNNNNNNNNNNNNNNNNNNNNNNNNNNNNNNNNNNNNNNNNNNNNNNNNNNNNNNNNNNNNNNNNNNNNNNNNNNNNNNNNNNNNNNNNNNNNNNNNNNNNNNNNNNNNNNNNNNNNNNNNNNNNNNNNNNNNNNNNNNNNNNNNNNNNNNNNNNNNNNNNNNNNNNNNNNNNNNNNNNNNNNNNNNNNNNNNNNNNNNNNNNNNNNNNNNNNNNNNNNNNNNNNNNNNNNNNNNNNNNNNNNNNNNNNNNNNNNNNNNNNNNNNNNNNNNNNNNNNNNNNNNNNNNNNNNNNNNNNNNNNNNNNNNNNNNNNNNNNNNNNNNNNNNNNNNNNNNNNNNNNNNNNNNNNNNNNNNNNNNNNNNNNNNNNNNNNNNNNNNNNNNNNNNNNNNNNNNNNNNNNNNNNNNNNNNNNNNNNNNNNNNNNNNNNNNNNNNNNNNNNNNNNNNNNNNNNNNNNNNNNNNNNNNNNNNNNNNNNNNNNNNNNNNNNNNNNNNNNNNNNNNNNNNNNNNNNNNNNNNNNNNNNNNNNNNNNNNNNNNNNNNNNNNNNNNNNNNNNNNNNNNNNNNNNNNNNNNNNNNNNNNNNNNNNNNNNNNNNNNNNNNNNNNNNNNNNNNNNNNNNNNNNNNNNNNNNNNNNNNNNNNNNNNNNNNNNNNNNNNNNNNNNNNNNNNNNNNNNNNNNNNNNNNNNNNNNNNNNNNNNNNNNNNNNNNNNNNNNNNNNNNNNNNNNNNNNNNNNNNNNNNNNNNNNNNNNNNNNNNNNNNNNNNNNNNNNNNNNNNNNNNNNNNNNNNNNNNNNNNNNNNNNNNNNNNNNNNNNNNNNNNNNNNNNNNNNNNNNNNNNNNNNNNNNNNNNNNNNNNNNNNNNNNNNNNNNNNNNNNNNNNNNNNNNNNNNNNNNNNNNNNNNNNNNNNNNNNNNNNNNNNNNNNNNNNNNNNNNNNNNNNNNNNNNNNNNNNNNNNNNNNNNNNNNNNNNNNNNNNNNNNNNNNNNNNNNNNNNNNNNNNNNNNNNNNNNNNNNNNNNNNNNNNNNNNNNNNNNNNNNNNNNNNNNNNNNNNNNNNNNNNNNNNNNNNNNNNNNNNNNNNNNNNNNNNNNNNNNNNNNNNNNNNNNNNNNNNNNNNNNNNNNNNNNNNNNNNNNNNNNNNNNNNNNNNNNNNNNNNNNNNNNNNNNNNNNNNNNNNNNNNNNNNNNNNNNNNNNNNNNNNNNNNNNNNNNNNNNNNNNNNNNNNNNNNNNNNNNNNNNNNNNNNNNNNNNNNNNNNNNNNNNNNNNNNNNNNNNNNNNNNNNNNNNNNNNNNNNNNNNNNNNNNNNNNNNNNNNNNNNNNNNNNNNNNNNNNNNNNNNNNNNNNNNNNNNNNNNNNNNNNNNNNNNNNNNNNNNNNNNNNNNNNNNNNNNNNNNNNNNNNNNNNNNNNNNNNNNNNNNNNNNNNNNNNNNNNNNNNNNNNNNNNNNNNNNNNNNNNNNNNNNNNNNNNNNNNNNNNNNNNNNNNNNNNNNNNNNNNNNNNNNNNNNNNNNNNNNNNNNNNNNNNNNNNNNNNNNNNNNNNNNNNNNNNNNNNNNNNNNNNNNNNNNNNNNNNNNNNNNNNNNNNNNNNNNNNNNNNNNNNNNNNNNNNNNNNNNNNNNNNNNNNNNNNNNNNNNNNNNNNNNNNNNNNNNNNNNNNNNNNNNNNNNNNNNNNNNNNNNNNNNNNNNNNNNNNNNNNNNNNNNNNNNNNNNNNNNNNNNNNNNNNNNNNNNNNNNNNNNNNNNNNNNNNNNNNNNNNNNNNNNNNNNNNNNNNNNNNNNNNNNNNNNNNNNNNNNNNNNNNNNNNNNNNNNNNNNNNNNNNNNNNNNNNNNNNNNNNNNNNNNNNNNNNNNNNNNNNNNNNNNNNNNNNNNNNNNNNNNNNNNNNNNNNNNNNNNNNNNNNNNNNNNNNNNNNNNNNNNNNNNNNNNNNNNNNNNNNNNNNNNNNNNNNNNNNNNNNNNNNNNNNNNNNNNNNNNNNNNNNNNNNNNNNNNNNNNNNNNNNNNNNNNNNNNNNNNNNNNNNNNNNNNNNNNNNNNNNNNNNNNNNNNNNNNNNNNNNNNNNNNNNNNNNNNNNNNNNNNNNNNNNNNNNNNNNNNNNNNNNNNNNNNNNNNNNNNNNNNNNNNNNNNNNNNNNNNNNNNNNNNNNNNNNNNNNNNNNNNNNNNNNNNNNNNNNNNNNNNNNNNNNNNNNNNNNNNNNNNNNNNNNNNNNNNNNNNNNNNNNNNNNNNNNNNNNNNNNNNNNNNNNNNNNNNNNNNNNNNNNNNNNNNNNNNNNNNNNNNNNNNNNNNNNNNNNNNNNNNNNNNNNNNNNNNNNNNNNNNNNNNNNNNNNNNNNNNNNNNNNNNNNNNNNNNNNNNNNNNNNNNNNNNNNNNNNNNNNNNNNNNNNNNNNNNNNNNNNNNNNNNNNNNNNNNNNNNNNNNNNNNNNNNNNNNNNNNNNNNNNNNNNNNNNNNNNNNNNNNNNNNNNNNNNNNNNNNNNNNNNNNNNNNNNNNNNNNNNNNNNNNNNNNNNNNNNNNNNNNNNNNNNNNNNNNNNNNNNNNNNNNNNNNNNNNNNNNNNNNNNNNNNNNNNNNNNNNNNNNNNNNNNNNNNNNNNNN contains:
- the LOC104735275 gene encoding uncharacterized protein LOC104735275, translating into MRRSWPTRLIFLMALTVVITMIAVAYGYSSVSSSNHKFPHYKYKAPSPPTTYSPYRYFSPPPVTDSDSAAYGR
- the LOC104735276 gene encoding UDP-glycosyltransferase 92A1-like; the protein is MADAKSRNLRIVMFPFMGQGHIIPFVALALRIEKMMKKNNRAAKTIISIVNTPLNIPKIRSNLPHDSSISLIELPFNSSDHGLPHDGENFDALPYSLVISLLEASRSLREPFRDLVMKILKEEDDGQSSVVVIGDFFLGWIGKVCKEIGVGSVIFSAAGAFGLGCYRSIWLNLPHKETKQDQFLLGDFPEAGEIEKTQLNSFMLEADGSDDWSVFMKKNIPGWSDFDGFLFNTVAEIDQIGLSYFRRITGVPVWSVGPVLHSRDKKAGSRSTEEAVKAWLDSKPDNSVVYVCFGSMNLISKTHMLELAMALESSEKNFIWVVRPPIGVEVKSEFDVNEYLPEVFEERMTRSRRGLIVKRWAPQVDILSHKATCAFLSHCGWNSILESLSHGVPLLGWPMAAEQFFNSILLEKHIGVSVEVARGKRCDIKCDEIVSKINLVMEETDVGEKIRKKAKEVNELVRRAMEDGVSGSSVIGLEEFLGQAIVKKEKN
- the LOC104735277 gene encoding IRK-interacting protein-like isoform X1, yielding MASSETRMNKVRDKEEAIANGVKVRALQASLMYKSSPSSNNYSLRSPSSSSAAASPASRPLPTNLSAYDYPVFTPSYEDGPVSAFHHKNLTLSETWDEDGDEDQDVRHTYLSDSYKTSTSRKTVVPHQDSHHHVYTMSDALRSPPLHLYTSGRSNCGSVDFRSVSSCNDYNKQRGFDTKSLKNSNLVVPLTDSHSAVVSSQPRNRGGRVMSWLFPKLKKKQKSNSIFNSPSRTEKSEEVSEVLKDSGLGVEKLKRELIEATRSRDAALTQVSEMKSSLGELSEKLQYLESYCDNLKKALREATEVVSKENNVGRSAGKKNSEMPVSEEVMVEGFLQIVSEARLSIKQFLKTLVLEIDEEDSTLIGNINTLLQPHNLTFTSKYSRIIQYHLEAIISQSVYQDFENCVFQKNGKPKLLDPEQDRQVNFASFASLRNLSWNEVLKKGTKYYSEEFSRFCDEKMSLIITTLNWTRPWSEQMLQAFFVAAKCVWLLHLLAFSFNPALGILRVNDNREFESSFMEDMGADRQRSASSRGPARVKVMVMPGFYVQDRVLRCKVLCRYKSMG